In one Arenibacter antarcticus genomic region, the following are encoded:
- the gcvP gene encoding aminomethyl-transferring glycine dehydrogenase gives MRTDVFALRHIGIEEEDLQQMLATIKVETLDELITETIPDDIRLRQPLVLDPPMSEHEYLSHIQELSEKNKIFKSYIGLGYHEGLTPSVIKRNILENPGWYTAYTPYQAEIAQGRLEALLNFQTMVVDLTGMELANASLLDESTAAAEAMAMLYELRSREQKKNNVLKFFVSEEILPQTLSLLKTRSAPLGIELTIGNHEDFTFGEDFYGALLQYPGKNGQVHDFAPFVVKASENNIKTAVAADLLSLVMLTPPGEFGADVVVGTTQRFGIPLGYGGPHAAYFATKEEYKRSIPGRIIGVTKDTDGKTALRMALQTREQHIKRDKATSNICTAQVLLAVMAGMYAVYHGPKGLEYIANKVHSSATTLAQSLEKLGVSQINSSYFDTLMVNADAEKVKAIAEKQGVNFNYIDGNTISISLNEATSLKDLQAITAIFAEALDKEENTIVALNSTSAILPSVKRNSPFLANSVFNSYHSETELMRYIKKLERKDLALNHSMISLGSCTMKLNAASEMLPLSMARWANIHPFAPIDQAEGYQIMLKELEKDLNIITGFAGTSLQPNSGAQGEYAGLMVIRAYHESRKEGHRNICLIPASAHGTNPASAVMAGMKVVVTKTDDNGNIDVSDLAEKAILHKDNLAALMVTYPSTHGVFESSIKEITKLIHDNGGQVYMDGANMNAQVGLTNPATIGADVCHLNLHKTFAIPHGGGGPGVGPICVAEQLVPFLPGNPVIKTGGKNAITAISAAPWGSSLVCLISYGYIKMLGESGLTQSTRTAILNANYIKNKLSGKFEVLYTGERGRAAHEMIIDCRPFKQKGIEVSDIAKRLMDYGFHAPTVSFPVAGTLMIEPTESESLAELDRFCGAMHAIREEIDEALIDDNNNPLKNAPHTLEMVTSDNWEFPYSRQKAAFPLPYIMENKFWPSVRRVDETYGDRNLICTCAPIEAYMDA, from the coding sequence ATGAGGACAGACGTATTTGCCTTACGCCACATTGGCATTGAAGAAGAAGATCTTCAACAGATGTTAGCAACCATAAAAGTAGAAACTCTAGACGAATTAATTACAGAAACCATCCCCGATGATATTAGACTAAGGCAGCCACTAGTACTGGACCCACCTATGAGCGAACACGAGTACTTGTCGCACATCCAGGAACTATCGGAAAAAAATAAAATTTTCAAATCCTATATAGGCCTTGGGTACCATGAGGGTCTAACCCCTTCGGTCATTAAAAGAAACATTCTAGAAAACCCAGGTTGGTATACCGCCTACACCCCATATCAAGCAGAAATTGCCCAAGGACGTTTAGAGGCCTTGTTAAATTTCCAGACCATGGTGGTAGATTTAACAGGGATGGAACTGGCCAATGCTTCCCTTTTGGACGAAAGTACGGCAGCTGCAGAAGCAATGGCCATGCTCTATGAATTACGCTCTAGGGAGCAAAAGAAAAACAATGTGTTGAAATTTTTCGTTTCAGAGGAAATTTTACCACAGACCCTTTCCTTACTAAAAACAAGATCGGCCCCCTTAGGAATTGAATTAACGATTGGCAACCACGAAGATTTTACTTTTGGCGAGGATTTCTACGGCGCCCTTCTTCAATATCCAGGCAAAAATGGTCAGGTACACGATTTTGCACCATTTGTGGTAAAAGCTTCAGAAAATAATATAAAAACAGCAGTAGCAGCAGACCTATTAAGTCTTGTTATGTTAACCCCTCCGGGCGAATTTGGCGCCGATGTGGTAGTGGGTACTACACAGCGATTTGGTATTCCATTAGGCTATGGTGGTCCCCATGCTGCATATTTTGCCACCAAGGAGGAATATAAAAGAAGTATTCCCGGCAGAATTATTGGCGTCACCAAGGATACCGACGGCAAAACCGCCCTAAGAATGGCATTGCAGACCAGGGAACAACATATAAAAAGAGATAAAGCTACTTCCAATATCTGTACTGCCCAAGTACTTTTAGCTGTAATGGCAGGAATGTACGCAGTGTACCATGGCCCCAAAGGACTAGAATACATTGCCAACAAGGTACATTCCTCAGCCACTACCTTAGCGCAAAGCTTGGAGAAATTAGGTGTTTCCCAGATCAATTCCTCTTATTTTGACACCTTGATGGTAAACGCGGATGCTGAAAAAGTAAAAGCAATCGCCGAAAAACAAGGAGTGAATTTTAATTATATTGATGGTAATACCATAAGTATCTCACTAAACGAGGCAACCTCTTTAAAGGATTTACAGGCAATAACTGCAATTTTCGCAGAAGCATTAGATAAAGAAGAGAACACCATTGTGGCATTAAATTCCACCTCGGCCATCCTCCCATCAGTTAAGAGAAACTCCCCGTTTTTAGCCAATTCGGTTTTCAACTCCTATCATTCTGAAACGGAGTTGATGCGATACATAAAGAAATTGGAAAGAAAGGATTTGGCATTGAACCATTCCATGATTTCCTTGGGATCCTGTACCATGAAATTGAATGCAGCCTCAGAAATGCTTCCTCTTAGCATGGCACGCTGGGCCAATATACATCCTTTTGCGCCAATAGATCAGGCGGAAGGATATCAAATAATGCTAAAAGAATTAGAGAAGGACCTAAATATAATCACCGGATTTGCCGGCACCTCCCTACAACCCAATTCTGGGGCACAAGGCGAATATGCTGGACTAATGGTAATTAGGGCCTATCATGAATCTAGAAAAGAGGGACATAGAAACATATGCCTAATCCCAGCCTCAGCGCATGGAACCAATCCGGCTTCGGCAGTTATGGCGGGAATGAAGGTAGTGGTGACTAAAACCGACGATAACGGCAATATTGATGTAAGTGATTTGGCTGAAAAAGCCATTTTGCACAAAGACAACCTTGCCGCCTTAATGGTGACTTATCCATCTACCCATGGGGTTTTTGAATCGTCTATAAAAGAAATCACCAAATTGATCCATGACAATGGCGGACAAGTTTATATGGACGGTGCCAATATGAATGCCCAAGTAGGGCTCACCAACCCTGCAACCATTGGCGCAGATGTTTGTCATTTAAACCTTCACAAAACCTTTGCCATTCCTCACGGGGGAGGTGGTCCTGGTGTTGGCCCAATTTGCGTAGCAGAGCAATTGGTTCCATTTTTACCTGGAAACCCTGTAATTAAAACAGGAGGAAAGAATGCTATAACAGCAATATCTGCTGCACCTTGGGGAAGCTCCTTGGTATGTCTTATTTCTTACGGATATATAAAAATGTTAGGAGAAAGTGGACTTACCCAATCCACAAGGACCGCTATCTTAAATGCAAATTATATAAAAAATAAATTAAGTGGAAAGTTCGAGGTTCTTTACACTGGAGAAAGAGGAAGAGCTGCCCATGAAATGATTATTGACTGTCGCCCTTTTAAGCAAAAAGGCATTGAAGTATCCGATATAGCCAAAAGATTAATGGATTACGGCTTCCATGCTCCAACCGTTTCCTTCCCTGTAGCTGGAACCTTAATGATAGAGCCCACGGAAAGTGAAAGCCTCGCAGAATTGGACCGGTTTTGTGGCGCAATGCACGCAATTAGGGAAGAAATAGATGAGGCATTGATCGATGACAACAACAATCCCCTTAAAAACGCTCCACATACTTTGGAAATGGTTACTTCGGACAACTGGGAATTCCCTTATAGTAGACAAAAAGCTGCTTTTCCACTTCCTTATATCATGGAAAACAAATTTTGGCCATCCGTAAGGCGCGTGGACGAAACCTATGGAGACCGTAATTTAATCTGTACCTGCGCTCCAATAGAGGCCTATATGGACGCGTAG